The following are encoded together in the Bradyrhizobium sp. CCGUVB1N3 genome:
- a CDS encoding tetratricopeptide repeat protein encodes MKQNVAYGFKRPPILAFPTLKKPRPISVIIACSLLTGAASFGQVAAQTTSPSALGADVNAKCDDLVSRGDRAQALSWCRRAAEAGFLGAQVHLAYQYFNGDGTKRDFAQAALWARRAADQGDVRAQELLATMYRGGAGVPKDYAQSMSWARKAAAQNSAIGLYTVGLLYGNGWGVAKDYKESLNWHLQAAEQGYDEAQLIVGSYYEMGWGVTRDHAAAQQWLRKAADQGNEKAKEFLKQMQALDKESPEAVPSDFSGLQLLCKAANGDIANLDIPASRADVQYGSSHYHNGTVVSQTDESAIAMVAGRAGQKYETVQYVRVADSRIEFGDTEHTHTLDRYTGVLSVTYHKKFVFDPIHCAVRRKKF; translated from the coding sequence TTGAAACAAAACGTAGCTTACGGGTTCAAACGCCCGCCCATCCTCGCATTCCCGACGCTCAAGAAGCCCCGACCAATTTCAGTCATTATCGCTTGCTCGCTTCTGACAGGTGCGGCAAGCTTCGGCCAGGTTGCCGCGCAGACTACCTCACCCTCGGCGCTCGGCGCTGACGTGAATGCCAAGTGCGACGACCTCGTATCGCGCGGAGATCGCGCTCAGGCATTGTCATGGTGCCGCCGCGCGGCCGAAGCGGGATTTTTGGGCGCTCAGGTTCACCTCGCGTACCAGTATTTCAATGGTGATGGTACTAAGCGGGATTTTGCGCAAGCCGCGCTTTGGGCCCGCAGGGCCGCGGATCAAGGCGATGTTCGTGCCCAGGAGTTGCTGGCGACCATGTACCGAGGCGGTGCTGGCGTTCCCAAAGACTACGCACAATCCATGAGTTGGGCCCGCAAGGCGGCCGCGCAAAATTCTGCCATCGGACTTTATACGGTTGGCCTCTTGTACGGAAACGGCTGGGGTGTGGCAAAGGACTATAAAGAGTCGCTCAATTGGCATCTCCAAGCAGCCGAACAAGGATATGACGAGGCTCAACTGATTGTCGGCAGCTACTATGAAATGGGCTGGGGCGTGACGCGCGATCATGCAGCGGCCCAGCAATGGCTCAGAAAAGCTGCCGACCAGGGCAATGAAAAAGCGAAGGAATTTTTGAAGCAGATGCAGGCGCTCGACAAAGAGTCACCCGAAGCGGTGCCTTCCGATTTCAGCGGACTTCAATTGCTGTGCAAAGCGGCCAACGGCGACATCGCGAACCTCGATATTCCGGCGAGCCGGGCGGACGTCCAGTACGGATCGTCGCACTATCACAATGGCACCGTCGTCTCGCAGACCGACGAGAGTGCGATTGCCATGGTCGCCGGGCGAGCCGGTCAGAAATACGAGACGGTGCAGTATGTGCGGGTCGCTGACTCCAGGATTGAATTTGGCGATACCGAACACACCCATACTCTTGACCGCTACACAGGCGTGCTGAGCGTCACTTACCATAAGAAGTTTGTGTTCGATCCGATTCACTGCGCTGTCAGACGGAAGAAATTCTAA
- a CDS encoding site-specific integrase produces the protein MQQRAGGSQFSLFGPSGERKYLNDAERRRFIRAAGRACTEVRLFCLTLFYSGGRISEILALSAVSIDLDSRVATIRTLKRRKPGVVRQVPLPRSHVQELNRAFGIRRRQRDPLGATTRLWRWSRTTAWRRVKEVMARAGVSYTAAMPKGLRHGFGVNASARFVPQHLIQRWLGHSSPKTTAIYCDVCGPDERTFAVRMWRSAKHR, from the coding sequence ATGCAACAGCGCGCGGGCGGCTCACAATTCAGCCTTTTTGGTCCCTCGGGTGAGCGTAAGTACCTGAATGACGCCGAGCGGCGGCGGTTTATCCGAGCAGCCGGACGAGCGTGCACCGAAGTCCGGCTTTTCTGTCTGACCCTCTTTTACAGCGGTGGCCGTATCTCCGAAATTCTGGCTCTCTCGGCCGTCTCCATCGACCTCGATAGCCGCGTCGCCACGATCCGCACCCTGAAGCGTCGCAAGCCGGGTGTCGTCCGGCAGGTGCCGCTCCCGCGCAGCCACGTCCAAGAGCTCAATCGAGCTTTCGGCATCCGCCGCCGACAGCGTGATCCGCTGGGAGCGACCACACGCCTCTGGCGCTGGAGCCGGACCACGGCCTGGCGGCGCGTCAAGGAAGTAATGGCGAGGGCTGGCGTCAGCTATACGGCGGCAATGCCAAAGGGCCTGCGGCACGGCTTCGGCGTCAACGCCAGCGCCAGATTTGTGCCGCAGCATCTGATCCAGCGCTGGCTAGGTCACTCATCGCCGAAGACGACCGCCATCTATTGCGATGTCTGCGGTCCGGACGAGCGAACCTTTGCCGTCCGAATGTGGCGGTCGGCCAAACATCGATGA
- a CDS encoding DNA -binding domain-containing protein: MHVPSPRYDRADHLTKFEALMKRPAIDPDVADTAPNDCMLTPYDWAHLVTYLRLLDADAEGVDWRRVSQIVLHIDPVREPGRARQAYESHLARAVWMTEHGYRHLLHGDVPSLN; this comes from the coding sequence ATGCACGTGCCTTCACCTCGCTACGATCGCGCCGATCACCTGACCAAGTTCGAGGCTCTGATGAAGAGACCGGCTATTGATCCCGATGTTGCCGATACAGCCCCCAACGATTGCATGCTGACACCCTACGACTGGGCACATCTGGTCACTTATTTGCGCCTCCTCGACGCAGACGCCGAAGGTGTTGATTGGCGCCGAGTTTCACAAATCGTTCTGCACATCGACCCGGTCCGTGAGCCGGGCCGCGCGCGGCAGGCTTATGAAAGTCATCTGGCACGTGCGGTATGGATGACCGAGCATGGCTACCGTCATCTCCTGCACGGTGACGTTCCAAGCCTCAACTAG
- a CDS encoding PadR family transcriptional regulator, translating to MGRTEQALLLALQIAKGGELSTAEIQEVLSDKRFAVTLGTLYPTLDRAVKKQFISRRKGDPLPERGGKARVYYKLTNIGRAALIEANRTSEAIHSLTLVSAKK from the coding sequence ATGGGTCGTACAGAGCAGGCGCTGTTGCTAGCGTTGCAGATCGCAAAGGGCGGAGAATTGTCGACCGCCGAAATCCAGGAAGTCCTTTCCGACAAGCGTTTTGCTGTCACACTTGGCACGCTTTACCCAACGCTGGATCGTGCGGTCAAAAAGCAATTCATCAGCCGCCGCAAGGGAGATCCCCTGCCTGAGCGCGGCGGAAAGGCACGCGTCTATTATAAGCTAACGAACATCGGTCGAGCCGCGCTGATCGAAGCTAACAGAACGAGTGAGGCGATCCATTCGCTGACCTTGGTCTCCGCGAAGAAGTGA
- a CDS encoding IS3 family transposase (programmed frameshift), with product MTKRSRRTHSPAFKAKVALAAVKGEKTLAELAQLFDVHPNQITTWKTQLLEGAAGVFGQDNGPAEAPVDLKALHAKIGELALENGFFVRRAHQGGPAERKAMIDRDHDLSVVRQAKVLNLARSTVYYEPRPVSAEDLVLMRRLDELHLDYPFAGARMLRSLLQREGMQIGRRHVATLMKRMGIEAIYRRPNTSKPAPGHKIYPYLLRGLKIERPNQVWAMDISYIPMRRGFVYLAAVVDVFSRRVLVHRVSITMETIFCVEALQEALAKHGRPEIFNTDQGSQFTSLDFTGVLLDANIAISMDGKGAWRDNVFVERLWRTVKYEEVYLRAYDSVLEARASISKYLAFYNRGRPHSSLDERTPDEAYFGAQTMVTAA from the exons ATGACGAAGAGGAGTCGCCGGACGCATTCTCCGGCATTCAAGGCAAAGGTGGCTTTGGCGGCCGTGAAGGGGGAGAAGACGTTGGCCGAGCTGGCGCAATTGTTTGATGTCCATCCGAACCAGATCACGACCTGGAAGACCCAACTCCTGGAAGGCGCCGCCGGAGTGTTTGGGCAGGACAACGGACCGGCCGAGGCGCCGGTCGATTTGAAGGCGTTACATGCCAAGATCGGCGAGCTTGCGTTGGAGAACG GATTTTTTGTCCGGCGCGCTCACCAAGGCGGGCCTGCTGAGCGCAAAGCGATGATCGACCGCGACCATGATCTGTCTGTCGTGCGCCAGGCGAAGGTCCTGAACCTTGCCCGCAGTACGGTTTACTATGAACCTCGGCCGGTTTCGGCCGAGGACCTTGTCTTGATGCGCCGGCTCGATGAGCTGCACCTCGATTATCCCTTCGCAGGGGCGCGCATGCTGCGATCGCTGTTGCAGCGTGAGGGCATGCAGATTGGCCGCCGCCACGTCGCGACGCTGATGAAGCGCATGGGGATCGAGGCGATCTATCGCCGTCCGAACACGAGCAAGCCCGCACCGGGCCACAAGATCTACCCGTACCTATTGCGCGGATTGAAGATCGAGCGGCCGAACCAGGTCTGGGCAATGGACATCAGCTACATTCCGATGCGACGTGGATTCGTCTACCTCGCGGCGGTCGTCGATGTGTTCAGCCGACGGGTGTTGGTCCATCGCGTATCGATCACGATGGAGACGATATTCTGCGTCGAAGCGCTCCAGGAGGCGTTGGCGAAGCACGGCAGGCCCGAGATCTTCAACACGGATCAGGGTAGCCAGTTCACCAGCCTCGACTTCACCGGCGTGCTGCTGGACGCGAACATCGCCATCAGCATGGACGGCAAGGGTGCCTGGCGCGACAACGTGTTCGTCGAGCGGCTGTGGCGCACTGTCAAATACGAGGAAGTCTATCTGCGTGCTTACGACAGCGTGCTCGAGGCGCGAGCATCGATTTCCAAATATCTGGCGTTCTACAACCGAGGACGTCCTCACTCGAGCCTTGACGAACGCACGCCCGACGAGGCTTACTTCGGCGCGCAAACGATGGTGACGGCCGCATGA
- a CDS encoding ParB/RepB/Spo0J family partition protein, which produces MVPLGKLKKSPKNVRKTPHTEGEITALAASIASVGMLQYPVVEPELGPKNKPTGNYLVNAGEGRRLAQLLRAKRKEIKKDEPIICIVDTTHNATEISLAENTIRSNMHPADEYEAFAELNQKEGMSVEDIAGRYGVTPAVVKQRLKLGAVSPALLTLYREGAMNLDQLTAFTITDDHARQEQVWAELGWNKNRPAILRALTEGQVSTDDRRVAFVGLDAYEAAGGTVTRDLFDEEDGGYLTDAPLLNRLVREKLQRVAESVVAEGWKWVEVEVEYDYQRSAAMATIDTVARTLSDDEQQQLSALQDELELASNAAEQDDASEDAYADIERLESEIAKLTEEAFVPEDIARAGAFVALGNNGEARIERGYLRPEDVPHEEGEGDGDGKTAPLAAKAADGLSAALTAELTAYRTAGLQNDLAQAPELALIAVTHAVAAKAFYRFNDLSCLGLSLSAISLSGVASGIAESVAGQAIAERHAAWKARMPEDGEALWVFVSSLAMDELLALLAHCASLSLDAVQRSNGGSGRTALAHAGTLAKAMPHDMTRYWQPTVANYLGRVSKERILEAVREGRGEDEARLIAGLMKQAMAERAEELLNGKGWLPSVLRPTAQEKPE; this is translated from the coding sequence GTGGTGCCGCTCGGAAAATTGAAGAAGTCGCCGAAGAATGTGCGCAAGACGCCGCACACCGAAGGTGAGATCACGGCACTCGCCGCCAGCATCGCCTCGGTCGGCATGCTGCAATATCCGGTCGTCGAGCCTGAGCTTGGCCCCAAGAACAAGCCGACCGGGAACTATCTGGTCAATGCCGGTGAGGGCCGTCGTCTCGCGCAATTGCTGCGGGCCAAACGCAAGGAGATCAAGAAGGACGAGCCGATCATTTGCATTGTCGATACCACGCACAATGCAACCGAAATCAGCCTCGCCGAGAACACCATCCGCAGCAACATGCATCCCGCTGATGAGTACGAAGCCTTTGCCGAGTTGAACCAGAAGGAGGGCATGAGCGTCGAGGATATCGCGGGCCGCTATGGCGTCACCCCTGCCGTCGTCAAGCAGCGGTTGAAGCTCGGTGCGGTCAGCCCAGCCCTGCTCACACTCTACCGCGAAGGCGCGATGAATCTCGACCAGCTGACCGCCTTCACTATCACCGACGACCATGCACGGCAGGAACAGGTCTGGGCCGAACTCGGCTGGAACAAGAATCGTCCCGCTATCCTGCGGGCTCTGACCGAAGGACAGGTGTCGACCGATGACCGGCGCGTAGCCTTCGTCGGTCTCGACGCCTACGAGGCGGCAGGCGGTACCGTCACCCGCGATCTGTTCGATGAGGAGGACGGCGGTTACCTGACCGATGCGCCCCTGCTCAACCGCCTTGTGCGCGAGAAGCTTCAGCGCGTCGCTGAGAGTGTCGTGGCCGAAGGCTGGAAATGGGTGGAGGTTGAGGTCGAGTACGACTATCAGCGTTCGGCGGCCATGGCGACCATCGACACGGTTGCCCGGACACTCAGCGATGACGAACAGCAACAACTTTCTGCCTTGCAGGACGAATTGGAGCTGGCCAGCAACGCCGCCGAGCAGGACGATGCTTCGGAGGACGCGTACGCCGACATCGAACGTCTCGAAAGCGAGATCGCCAAGCTCACCGAAGAGGCTTTCGTTCCCGAGGACATTGCACGCGCCGGTGCGTTTGTTGCTCTGGGCAACAACGGCGAAGCTCGCATCGAGCGCGGCTATCTGCGGCCCGAGGACGTGCCCCACGAGGAAGGCGAGGGCGACGGGGACGGCAAGACCGCACCGCTAGCCGCCAAAGCGGCGGATGGTCTGTCGGCGGCGCTGACTGCCGAACTGACGGCTTACCGAACGGCGGGCCTGCAAAACGATTTGGCGCAAGCCCCCGAGCTGGCGTTGATCGCGGTCACCCATGCTGTGGCGGCCAAGGCGTTCTATCGTTTCAACGACCTGTCCTGCCTCGGGCTTTCCCTCAGCGCGATCTCGCTTTCAGGTGTTGCCTCGGGCATCGCAGAGAGCGTTGCGGGTCAGGCGATTGCCGAGCGTCACGCGGCGTGGAAAGCGAGGATGCCGGAGGATGGCGAAGCGCTTTGGGTGTTCGTCTCTTCCCTTGCCATGGACGAACTGCTGGCCCTGCTCGCCCATTGCGCGTCGCTGTCCCTCGATGCGGTGCAGCGGTCTAATGGCGGTTCAGGCCGCACCGCGCTGGCCCATGCCGGCACGCTGGCAAAGGCGATGCCGCACGACATGACCCGTTATTGGCAGCCGACCGTTGCCAACTATCTCGGGCGTGTCAGCAAGGAGCGCATTCTAGAGGCTGTGCGCGAGGGAAGGGGAGAGGACGAGGCCCGGCTAATCGCTGGTCTCATGAAGCAGGCCATGGCCGAGCGCGCTGAAGAGCTTCTGAACGGCAAGGGCTGGTTGCCGTCGGTACTGCGGCCCACCGCTCAGGAGAAGCCAGAGTAG
- a CDS encoding DUF4407 domain-containing protein, which translates to MDSDQPVRTGGLTRFLISKSGIGTEIQDLYATTADISALRNRAAAQTGAFFYCFGTMAIAGETTFGTPGEFDAMPIVVAFGLAYLLCIRMDAFVNLRGLYAQGNRQLRKMGLKLPHGADDVGWWVLLLSKASVGMAVAIIAGTLTAQVFFRSEIQAELSSLVANQNAPILAFHTKAVDAELKVARDTRDRDAKDLAELNAQRGTLVKRETQLSGGVGRSNAKQQASLSAAREANTETLGSIDIRIKAAEVRASASDQAYRLREANRNADVRVRAESDPHYTKPPSGLLAGLTALKNAAAKDSVVAAGVGITDFVGLALEAWILILALASPPTKLAVNLYRDVLRHSADSARRLAVELNGNPDDDEPSPSGGAAIPPANASGAASPLASLAEEPVQPAPRRGRGRPRKNPLVPSITQPLM; encoded by the coding sequence ATGGACTCGGACCAACCAGTCAGAACCGGCGGCCTTACCCGGTTCTTGATAAGTAAAAGCGGAATCGGGACAGAGATCCAAGACCTCTACGCTACCACCGCAGATATCTCGGCCTTACGCAACCGCGCGGCGGCGCAAACTGGAGCTTTCTTCTATTGCTTCGGCACGATGGCGATCGCCGGAGAGACGACGTTCGGAACGCCCGGCGAGTTTGATGCAATGCCGATCGTCGTGGCTTTTGGTCTCGCCTATCTTCTCTGCATTCGCATGGACGCGTTTGTCAATCTGCGCGGCCTGTACGCTCAGGGCAATCGGCAGCTCCGCAAGATGGGGCTCAAGCTTCCCCATGGCGCTGACGATGTCGGGTGGTGGGTGCTTTTGCTCTCGAAAGCCAGCGTTGGAATGGCGGTCGCCATTATCGCAGGTACGCTAACCGCTCAGGTCTTTTTCCGATCTGAAATTCAAGCAGAGCTCTCGTCCTTGGTTGCGAACCAAAACGCGCCTATCCTGGCTTTCCACACCAAAGCCGTCGACGCTGAACTGAAGGTGGCGCGTGATACCCGCGATCGGGACGCCAAGGATCTGGCCGAACTCAATGCGCAGCGAGGTACGCTCGTCAAACGGGAGACGCAACTGTCCGGCGGTGTGGGGCGCTCGAACGCGAAACAGCAGGCAAGTCTTTCGGCGGCCCGTGAAGCAAACACCGAAACACTAGGTAGCATCGATATCAGGATCAAGGCGGCGGAAGTGAGAGCCTCGGCCTCCGATCAAGCCTACAGGCTCCGTGAGGCCAATCGCAATGCGGACGTACGCGTTCGCGCGGAATCCGATCCGCATTACACGAAGCCGCCATCAGGCCTCTTAGCCGGCCTGACGGCCTTGAAAAATGCGGCGGCGAAGGATTCCGTTGTCGCGGCGGGAGTTGGGATCACCGACTTCGTCGGGCTGGCTTTAGAGGCCTGGATTTTGATCCTCGCTCTTGCGAGCCCTCCGACCAAACTCGCCGTTAACCTCTACCGCGACGTGCTGCGGCATTCCGCGGACTCAGCGCGCCGCCTGGCTGTCGAGCTGAACGGCAATCCCGATGACGACGAGCCGAGCCCGTCAGGTGGTGCCGCCATTCCGCCGGCGAACGCGAGCGGAGCGGCATCACCTCTCGCCTCCCTCGCTGAAGAACCAGTCCAGCCCGCGCCTCGCAGAGGCCGTGGCCGCCCTCGGAAAAACCCCCTCGTCCCTTCGATCACCCAGCCGTTAATGTAG